The proteins below are encoded in one region of Sideroxydans lithotrophicus ES-1:
- a CDS encoding bacteriohemerythrin: MSELAISNEEVFFKWSPDYSVDIKTIDNQHQELVSILNHLFIAVSKRQADREIAIILDDLIGYTKTHFSLEERLMQQAGYEDFEAHKLEHKKLLERLDQLTRKYLVEEKPIHFELLNFLKLWLKEHIKGSDKKYSSSLRKTGFSMVAWEQEATAAFKEMVEKTGRWWRMKLW; the protein is encoded by the coding sequence ATGTCCGAACTAGCCATATCAAATGAAGAAGTGTTTTTCAAATGGTCGCCCGACTACAGCGTCGATATAAAAACCATCGACAATCAGCATCAGGAATTGGTCAGCATCCTCAACCACTTGTTCATCGCCGTATCCAAACGACAGGCCGACAGAGAGATCGCCATCATCCTGGATGATTTGATTGGCTATACAAAGACACATTTTTCGCTTGAAGAAAGACTGATGCAGCAAGCAGGCTATGAGGATTTCGAAGCGCACAAACTGGAGCACAAAAAGTTGCTGGAACGGCTGGATCAATTGACCAGGAAATACTTGGTCGAAGAAAAGCCGATCCATTTTGAATTACTGAACTTCCTCAAGTTATGGCTCAAGGAACACATAAAAGGCAGCGACAAGAAATATAGTTCATCGTTGCGAAAAACAGGGTTTTCGATGGTAGCCTGGGAACAGGAAGCGACTGCGGCATTCAAGGAAATGGTCGAGAAAACTGGCCGCTGGTGGCGAATGAAACTCTGGTAA
- a CDS encoding bacteriohemerythrin produces MSKHQAKWDDARHTLGMAEIDGVHRDFITQVAALISASDAEFPALFQTLVAHTREHFIAEGKLMRESRYQGLGVHESEHHRVLGELQQLNRSLKRGRLPLVRAYVKEGLPEWFDTHLAMMDTALGMHLKKP; encoded by the coding sequence ATGAGCAAGCATCAGGCAAAATGGGATGATGCGCGCCACACACTGGGCATGGCTGAGATCGACGGCGTACATCGCGACTTCATCACCCAGGTGGCCGCACTCATCTCTGCCAGCGATGCAGAGTTCCCGGCATTGTTCCAGACGCTGGTCGCCCACACCCGCGAGCACTTCATCGCTGAAGGCAAGCTGATGCGTGAATCCAGATATCAGGGACTGGGTGTGCATGAAAGCGAACACCACCGCGTGCTGGGCGAACTGCAACAACTCAACCGCAGCCTCAAGCGTGGGCGATTGCCGCTGGTGCGCGCCTATGTGAAGGAAGGGTTGCCGGAGTGGTTCGACACACATCTGGCGATGATGGACACTGCACTGGGGATGCATCTGAAGAAACCCTAG
- a CDS encoding SIR2 family protein produces the protein MSTTFENIFSGLSDGSVVPYLGAGALDGVIDPATGKAIPADSDSLIIAMNNGQPMAPKLMFEFPRAAMNVELKRGRSAVNKFLDATYRDTQWSTSALHAWLAQQKLPYLIDANRDTQLQKQYASTPHTLIVGIARLAGKEYRFKIFKYDGTSYSAIEQEAVDTSLPILFKPLGTPLPESNYIASDADFVDYITELMGGFAIPSFVKRLRQNKRYLLLGMRLNRDTDRMVFSDIIFGADKPAGWALIPHPTDKEKRYLGKMGIEIVNADIAEFLTAAQNWNGSLAAA, from the coding sequence ATGAGCACAACATTTGAAAACATCTTTAGCGGCCTGTCCGACGGCAGCGTCGTCCCTTATCTAGGCGCGGGCGCACTTGACGGCGTGATCGATCCGGCCACCGGCAAGGCCATCCCGGCAGACAGCGACAGCCTGATCATCGCCATGAACAACGGTCAACCGATGGCCCCCAAGCTGATGTTCGAATTTCCGCGTGCGGCGATGAACGTGGAACTGAAGCGCGGCCGCAGCGCGGTCAACAAATTCCTCGACGCCACCTATCGCGATACGCAGTGGAGCACTTCCGCGTTGCACGCCTGGCTGGCACAGCAGAAGCTGCCCTACCTCATCGACGCCAATCGCGATACGCAACTGCAGAAACAGTATGCATCCACGCCACACACCTTGATCGTCGGCATCGCGCGCCTGGCCGGCAAGGAGTATCGCTTCAAGATATTCAAATACGACGGCACGAGTTATTCCGCCATCGAACAGGAAGCCGTGGATACCAGCCTGCCCATCCTGTTCAAGCCGCTGGGCACACCGTTGCCGGAATCGAACTACATCGCCTCGGATGCCGATTTCGTCGATTACATCACCGAACTGATGGGCGGCTTCGCCATCCCTTCCTTCGTCAAACGTCTGCGCCAGAACAAACGCTACTTGCTGCTCGGCATGCGCCTGAACCGCGACACCGACCGCATGGTGTTCTCCGATATCATCTTCGGCGCGGACAAACCCGCGGGCTGGGCGCTGATCCCGCACCCGACCGACAAGGAGAAGCGCTACCTTGGCAAGATGGGCATCGAAATCGTCAATGCCGATATCGCCGAATTCCTCACCGCCGCGCAAAACTGGAACGGCAGCCTCGCGGCGGCATGA
- a CDS encoding cation transporter, which produces MADCCNDKSCEIDALRGRQSATLKIVLAINAVMFIVELTAGLLGHSVSLVADSLDMLGDALVYGFSLYVVARGAAMKARSALFKGIIMAGFGLFVLGQAAYRIAIPQVPVFETIGVIGLLALAANGVCFYLLWRHRADDINMSSVWLCSRNDIIANISVLFAAAGVWLAHAGWPDILVGLALAVLFLRSAMHVLEQAIKELRTANG; this is translated from the coding sequence ATGGCCGATTGTTGCAACGATAAATCATGCGAGATCGACGCACTCCGTGGCCGTCAAAGCGCAACGCTGAAGATCGTGCTCGCTATCAATGCCGTCATGTTCATCGTCGAACTCACGGCAGGACTGCTCGGACACTCTGTCTCGCTGGTGGCGGATTCGCTGGACATGCTGGGTGACGCCCTGGTGTACGGGTTCAGCCTGTATGTTGTGGCGCGCGGCGCTGCCATGAAAGCCAGGTCAGCCTTGTTCAAGGGAATCATCATGGCGGGCTTCGGGTTGTTTGTTCTGGGACAGGCAGCCTACCGGATCGCCATTCCGCAAGTTCCTGTGTTTGAAACTATCGGCGTGATCGGTTTGCTGGCACTTGCTGCGAATGGAGTGTGTTTCTATCTGCTCTGGCGGCATCGTGCGGATGACATCAACATGAGTTCTGTCTGGCTGTGCTCGCGCAACGACATCATTGCAAACATCTCGGTATTGTTTGCCGCCGCTGGCGTGTGGCTCGCCCATGCCGGATGGCCGGATATTTTGGTCGGACTGGCGCTGGCAGTACTCTTTTTGCGCTCGGCAATGCATGTGCTGGAACAGGCCATCAAGGAACTTCGAACCGCTAATGGCTAG
- a CDS encoding J domain-containing protein, with protein MKKTLYDILRVDNNASSERIDAAYLTQKKILQNAADQESQNDLKLVQHAYLVLSDRGQRDKYDQSLKRQIARDNSLIYYSDAYTDRSWPTRFLFLIAIAAAVFFAFQHVNKSNAGTPYSLVPHDSNTPTATAATPATYVEPAVVIQTSESAPQQPLVSGNIENRAAGGDVEIDDVDAVPFIDGVGRQHYREFLAHSSPRAFVICQNGSFSTIFGSNQFVTQQLQSRPGGCEPYVVNDEVVWKK; from the coding sequence ATGAAAAAGACTCTATATGACATTCTGCGCGTGGATAACAATGCTTCGTCGGAACGAATTGATGCGGCCTATCTGACGCAAAAAAAAATACTTCAGAATGCCGCAGACCAGGAATCTCAAAACGACCTCAAGCTGGTGCAGCACGCATACCTGGTTCTTTCGGATCGGGGACAACGCGACAAGTATGACCAGAGCCTGAAACGGCAAATAGCCCGTGACAATTCCCTCATATATTATTCGGACGCTTATACCGACAGATCCTGGCCCACAAGATTCCTGTTCCTGATCGCCATCGCCGCTGCTGTCTTTTTTGCGTTCCAGCACGTCAACAAGTCAAATGCCGGCACCCCATATTCACTTGTTCCTCATGACAGCAATACTCCAACCGCAACTGCTGCGACACCAGCCACCTATGTTGAACCAGCTGTCGTTATTCAAACCAGCGAATCCGCCCCGCAACAACCGCTTGTGTCGGGCAATATTGAAAACAGGGCTGCTGGTGGCGATGTGGAAATCGACGACGTAGATGCCGTTCCGTTTATAGACGGAGTTGGACGTCAACACTACAGGGAGTTTCTTGCGCATAGCAGTCCACGCGCTTTTGTGATTTGCCAGAATGGCTCTTTTTCCACGATATTCGGCTCGAATCAATTCGTGACGCAGCAATTGCAAAGTCGACCCGGCGGTTGCGAACCGTACGTAGTCAATGATGAAGTGGTCTGGAAAAAATAG
- a CDS encoding 3',5'-cyclic-nucleotide phosphodiesterase, translating into MRITTLGCNGSITGDLRTTCYMVDEDILIDAGSGAGDLRLEQAIAIDAVFLTHSHLDHCAFLPMLADAAGSFRKTPLSVYALPETIATLRQHMFNNQLWPDYTMLPAPELPYIRFHPIRLGETAELDGRRITALPASHSVPCIAYRVDNGTASWVYSADTTFCADFWQELNRIDNLRYLLIENTFRNDNAAGAQRSGHNTAELLAQGRRLLQRPVELFIVHMEVGHEQATMREVLQAAGEFKPQMLQRGHVFEL; encoded by the coding sequence ATGCGAATCACTACCCTGGGTTGCAACGGCAGCATCACGGGCGACCTGCGCACCACCTGCTATATGGTGGATGAAGACATCCTGATCGACGCGGGTTCAGGCGCAGGCGACCTGCGCCTGGAACAGGCCATCGCCATCGATGCCGTGTTCCTCACCCACTCGCATCTGGACCACTGCGCTTTCCTGCCGATGCTGGCCGATGCGGCGGGAAGTTTCCGCAAGACGCCGCTGTCCGTATACGCCCTGCCGGAGACCATAGCCACGCTCAGGCAACACATGTTCAACAACCAGTTATGGCCGGATTACACCATGCTGCCAGCGCCGGAACTCCCCTATATCCGTTTTCACCCGATCCGGCTGGGCGAGACTGCGGAACTGGACGGACGGCGCATCACGGCACTGCCCGCCAGCCATTCTGTCCCCTGTATCGCCTACCGGGTCGACAACGGCACGGCAAGCTGGGTATATAGCGCCGACACCACCTTCTGCGCGGATTTCTGGCAGGAGCTGAACCGCATCGACAACCTGAGATATCTGCTGATCGAAAACACCTTCCGCAACGACAATGCCGCCGGTGCGCAGCGCTCGGGCCACAATACGGCGGAGCTGCTGGCACAGGGACGGCGTCTGCTGCAGCGGCCAGTGGAGCTGTTCATCGTGCACATGGAAGTCGGACACGAGCAAGCGACCATGCGCGAAGTGCTGCAGGCAGCTGGCGAATTCAAGCCGCAGATGCTGCAGCGCGGGCACGTGTTCGAACTTTAA